Proteins co-encoded in one Ziziphus jujuba cultivar Dongzao chromosome 9, ASM3175591v1 genomic window:
- the LOC107425907 gene encoding V-type proton ATPase subunit F isoform X1, producing MANRAEIPTSNSALIAMIADEDTVVGFLLAGVGNVDLRRKTNYLIVDSKTTVKQIEDAFKEFTSRDDIAIVLISQYVANMIRFLVDSYNKPVPAILEVPSKDHPYDPGRDSVLSRVKYLFSAESVASGRR from the exons ATGGCGAACAGAGCAGAAATTCCTACTAGCAACTCAGCACTTATTGCTATGATTGCTGATGAG GACACAGTTGTGGGATTTCTGCTGGCTGGAGTGGGTAATGTTGACTTGaggagaaaaacaaattatcTTATAGTAGATTCAA AAACTACTGTGAAACAAATTGAAGATGCATTCAAGGAATTCACTTCAAGGGATGATATAGCAATTGTGCTGATTAGCCAATAT GTAGCAAATATGATAAGGTTTTTGGTAGATAGCTACAACAAGCCTGTCCCTGCAATTCTAGAGGTTCCTTCAAAGGACCATCCTTATGATCCTGGACGGGATTCAGTACTTTCACGGGTCAAGTACTTGTTCTCTGCTGAATCAGTGGCTTCTGGAAGGCGCTGA
- the LOC107425907 gene encoding V-type proton ATPase subunit F isoform X3, whose amino-acid sequence MDTVVGFLLAGVGNVDLRRKTNYLIVDSKTTVKQIEDAFKEFTSRDDIAIVLISQYVANMIRFLVDSYNKPVPAILEVPSKDHPYDPGRDSVLSRVKYLFSAESVASGRR is encoded by the exons ATG GACACAGTTGTGGGATTTCTGCTGGCTGGAGTGGGTAATGTTGACTTGaggagaaaaacaaattatcTTATAGTAGATTCAA AAACTACTGTGAAACAAATTGAAGATGCATTCAAGGAATTCACTTCAAGGGATGATATAGCAATTGTGCTGATTAGCCAATAT GTAGCAAATATGATAAGGTTTTTGGTAGATAGCTACAACAAGCCTGTCCCTGCAATTCTAGAGGTTCCTTCAAAGGACCATCCTTATGATCCTGGACGGGATTCAGTACTTTCACGGGTCAAGTACTTGTTCTCTGCTGAATCAGTGGCTTCTGGAAGGCGCTGA
- the LOC107425907 gene encoding V-type proton ATPase subunit F isoform X2 produces the protein MVMAIQKDTVVGFLLAGVGNVDLRRKTNYLIVDSKTTVKQIEDAFKEFTSRDDIAIVLISQYVANMIRFLVDSYNKPVPAILEVPSKDHPYDPGRDSVLSRVKYLFSAESVASGRR, from the exons ATGGTTATGGCTATTCaaaag GACACAGTTGTGGGATTTCTGCTGGCTGGAGTGGGTAATGTTGACTTGaggagaaaaacaaattatcTTATAGTAGATTCAA AAACTACTGTGAAACAAATTGAAGATGCATTCAAGGAATTCACTTCAAGGGATGATATAGCAATTGTGCTGATTAGCCAATAT GTAGCAAATATGATAAGGTTTTTGGTAGATAGCTACAACAAGCCTGTCCCTGCAATTCTAGAGGTTCCTTCAAAGGACCATCCTTATGATCCTGGACGGGATTCAGTACTTTCACGGGTCAAGTACTTGTTCTCTGCTGAATCAGTGGCTTCTGGAAGGCGCTGA
- the LOC107425887 gene encoding tryptophan synthase alpha chain codes for MAVAFETIGFLHLKKPDNQLLLLPRGASQLPTLAVKRFTPMAALTSAPTVGLSETFKRLKKQGQVAFIPYINAGDPDLSTTAEALKVLDACGSDIIELGVPYSDPLADGPVIQAAATRSLAKGTNFEVIISMLKEVVPQLSCPIALFTYYNPILKRGTEKFMSIVKDAGVHGLVVPDVPLEETKSLRKEALKNNIELVLLTTPTTPTDRMKAIVQAAEGFIYLVSTVGVTGARASVSNRVENLLKEIKEVTDKPVAVGFGISKPEHVKQVVGWGADGVIVGSAIVKVLGEAKSPEEGLKELETFVKSLKSALV; via the exons ATGGCTGTTGCTTTCGAAACCATTGGCTTCCTCCACTTGAAGAAACCCGACAaccagcttcttcttcttcctcgcggTGCTTCCCAGCTTCCGACTCTTGCAGTCAAAAGGTTCACTCCCATGGCTGCCCTCACCTCCGCCCCTACCGTCGGACTCTCTGAAACGTTCAAGAGGTTGAAGAAGCAGGGCCAG GTAGCATTTATCCCATATATCAATGCCGGTGATCCTGATCTTTCAACCACTGCGGAAGCATTGAAGGTGCTCGATGCTTGTGGATCAGATATAATTGAGTTGGGTGTCCCGTATTCTGATCCTTTGGCTGATGGCCCAGTTATACAG GCTGCAGCCACACGTTCTTTGGCAAAGGGCACCAATTTTGAAGTTATAATTTCAATGTTGAAGGAG GTGGTTCCACAATTATCTTGTCCTATTGCTTTATTCACATACTACAACCCCATTCTCAAGCGTGGTACTGAAAAGTTCATGTCCATTGTGAAAGATGCTGGTGTACATG GGCTTGTCGTCCCAGATGTTCCTTTAGAGGAGACCAAAAGTTTGAGAAAGGAAGCTCTGAAAAATAATATCGAACTG GTGCTGCTTACTACACCCACTACTCCGACGGATCGAATGAAAGCCATAGTGCAAGCTGCAGAAGGATTTATATACCTA GTGAGCACAGTTGGAGTTACTGGTGCCCGTGCATCTGTAAGCAATCGAGTTGAAAATCTTCTGAAGGAAATTAAAGAG GTGACAGATAAGCCAGTTGCAGTTGGTTTTGGAATATCAAAGCCTGAGCATGTGAAGCAG GTAGTGGGATGGGGAGCTGATGGTGTGATCGTTGGTAGCGCAATAGTAAAGGTGCTGGGTGAAGCAAAATCTCCTGAGGAAGGATTGAAAGAACTAGAAACTTTTGTCAAGTCTTTAAAATCTGCACTCGTCTGA
- the LOC107425922 gene encoding transcription factor UNE12, which yields MLLENPNSSTRLSATRRRFTLMANNPSEAPSDDFLEQILGLPNFASADTNLAGSDGGLAGAPAAPMMLQLNSGDTAGHMATVGGGGAGFHASVFPLGLSLEQGKAGFLKPEDASGSGKRFRDDVVDGRASSVKNVFHGQPIPTSVATAPHPPAMRPRVRARRGQATDPHSIAERLRRERIAERIRALQELVPSVNKTDRAAMLDEIVDYVKFLRLQVKVLSMSRLGGAGAVAPLVTDIPLSSVEEEGNESGRNQPAWEKWSNDGTERQVAKLMEENVGAAMQLLQSKALCIMPISLASAIYHTQPPDTASVVKPETNPPS from the exons ATGCTCCTGGAAAACCCTAACTCGTCAACTAGACTCAGCGCGACTCGTAGACGGTTCACACTTATGGCGAACAACCCTTCTGAAGCTCCGAGTGACGATTTTCTCGAGCAAATTCTCGGCCTCCCAAATTTTGCTTCGGCCGATACTAATTTGGCGGGAAGTGACGGTGGCCTTGCCGGAGCACCAGCGGCTCCGATGATGTTGCAGCTCAACTCCGGCGACACAGCCGGCCACATGGCCACTGTGGGCGGTGGCGGTGCTGGATTTCATGCATCAGTGTTCCCGTTAGGGTTGAGCTTGGAGCAGGGAAAGGCAGGGTTTCTAAAGCCCGAAGACGCCTCAGGGAGTGGGAAGCGGTTTCGTGACGACGTCGTGGATGGCAGAGCGTCGTCCGTGAAAAAT GTTTTTCATGGACAACCGATTCCCACCTCTGTTGCTACAGCACCTCACCCACCAGCTATGCGACCCAGGGTGCGAGCAAGAAGAGGACAGGCCACAGATCCACACAGCATTGCTGAGCGG TTGCGGCGAGAAAGAATAGCGGAAAGAATCAGGGCATTGCAGGAGTTGGTTCCAAGTGTCAATAAG ACAGATAGAGCTGCCATGCTTGATGAGATTGTGGATTATGTGAAGTTCCTAAGACTCCAAGTAAAG GTTTTGAGCATGAGTAGATTGGGCGGAGCTGGTGCAGTGGCACCACTTGTAACGGACATTCCACTATCGTCAGTTGAG GAAGAAGGAAATGAAAGTGGGAGAAACCAACCAGCATGGGAAAAGTGGTCTAACGATGGCACAGAAAGACAGGTGGCTAAGCTTATGGAAGAAAACGTTGGGGCTGCAATGCAGTTGCTTCAATCGAAGGCACTCTGCATCATGCCCATCTCACTGGCCTCTGCAATTTACCACACACAACCACCGGATACAGCTAGTGTTGTGAAGCCTGAAACTAACCCCCCATCGTAG